A region of Nostoc sp. 'Peltigera membranacea cyanobiont' N6 DNA encodes the following proteins:
- a CDS encoding orange carotenoid protein N-terminal domain-containing protein, which translates to MTYTQTSDPTIREHVQAWQKLDVDQQLALFWFIYKEMGGSITPAAPGASTVSPEIAEGLFNQVKELSHEEQLQVQRDLINKVDTQISREYGSLGDTTKLLFWYRLSQGMDDGTIIPVPADYELPSESKALLGRIQGLGFEQQITLFRDYVSPMGAEAKAGAEI; encoded by the coding sequence ATGACATATACACAAACTAGCGATCCAACTATTCGGGAACACGTTCAAGCTTGGCAAAAGTTAGATGTGGATCAACAACTGGCTTTGTTTTGGTTCATTTACAAAGAAATGGGTGGCTCAATTACACCAGCCGCTCCTGGTGCTAGCACTGTTTCCCCAGAAATCGCGGAAGGTTTGTTTAATCAAGTTAAGGAATTATCTCACGAAGAACAATTACAAGTTCAGCGTGACTTGATTAATAAAGTAGATACCCAAATTTCTCGTGAATATGGTTCTTTGGGTGATACGACCAAGCTACTATTTTGGTATCGATTATCTCAAGGTATGGATGATGGTACTATCATTCCAGTGCCTGCTGACTATGAACTACCCTCAGAATCTAAAGCGTTATTGGGTAGAATTCAAGGATTAGGCTTTGAGCAACAAATTACTCTTTTCCGTGATTATGTTTCGCCAATGGGTGCTGAAGCAAAAGCAGGTGCTGAAATTTAG
- a CDS encoding orange carotenoid protein N-terminal domain-containing protein, protein MTSTNVNFLEQSGSKFQSLDADDRLAVLALLYTEIGDEIPSLCLNNTPNEQAANLVAQIQNLPQQEQVSALRQLLNQNEVGETAIPTEEYASMNAEEKLAFWYQLAQNLGTTIIDVPDDYIPSEKATEVVDLLHTPNIEDLVAFFKRVL, encoded by the coding sequence ATGACTTCTACAAACGTCAATTTTTTAGAACAAAGTGGATCAAAATTTCAGAGTTTGGATGCAGACGATCGCTTGGCGGTTCTAGCGTTACTTTATACTGAAATTGGTGATGAAATTCCGTCGCTCTGTCTGAATAATACACCAAATGAACAGGCTGCTAATTTAGTTGCACAGATTCAAAACCTACCACAGCAAGAACAGGTTTCTGCTTTGCGTCAGTTGCTAAACCAAAATGAAGTAGGAGAAACAGCAATTCCCACTGAAGAGTACGCTTCAATGAATGCTGAGGAAAAGTTGGCTTTTTGGTATCAATTAGCCCAAAACTTGGGAACTACAATTATCGATGTACCAGATGACTATATACCTTCTGAAAAAGCTACAGAAGTAGTAGATTTACTTCACACACCGAACATTGAGGATTTAGTGGCTTTCTTCAAGCGGGTGCTGTAG
- the shc gene encoding squalene--hopene cyclase — MQTQNRVKVNQIAEAIAASQQYLLSIQNPAGYWWAELESNVTITAETVLLHKIWGTDQTRPLHKVEAYLRQEQRQHGGWELYYGDGGEISTSVEAYMALRLLGVPASDPAMIRAKAFILQRGGVSKTRIFTKLHLALIGCYNWRGIPSLPPWVMLLPKAFPVNIYEMSSWARSSTVPLLIVCDRKPVFITNPTINLDELYAEGIDRVQWELPQAGDWTDLFLTLDRGFKLAESLNLVPFREEGIKAAEKWILERQEATGDWGGIIPAMLNSMLALRCLDYDRSDPIVERGLQAIDNFAIETENSYRVQPCISPVWDTAWAMRALVESGFAPNDPAVVKAGEWLLQKQILDYGDWAVKNRQGKPGAWAFEFDNRFYPDVDDSAVVVMALHLVKLPNEKIKQAAIARAVNWIASMQCKPGGWAAFDLDNDQDWLNSIPYGDLKAMIDPNTADVTARVVEMLGACDLSIDSDNLERSLTYLLREQETEGCWFGRWGVNYIYGTSSVLSALALIDPQRHKLSIERGAAWLVGCQNPDGGWGETCRSYNDPSLKGKGNSTASQTAWALIGLLAAGEATGKLPLDAIEQGISYLVATQQPDGTWFEADFTGTGFPCHFYLKYHLYQQYFPLIALGRYQAVMGSTNLSPS; from the coding sequence ATGCAAACACAAAACAGGGTAAAAGTCAATCAAATTGCCGAAGCGATCGCAGCCAGCCAACAATATTTACTTTCGATTCAAAATCCGGCAGGCTACTGGTGGGCAGAGTTAGAATCTAATGTCACCATCACTGCTGAAACCGTTCTTTTGCATAAGATTTGGGGAACAGACCAAACCAGACCTTTACACAAAGTTGAAGCATATCTACGTCAAGAGCAACGGCAGCATGGCGGCTGGGAACTTTATTACGGTGATGGCGGAGAAATTAGCACTTCAGTTGAAGCTTACATGGCGCTGAGGCTGCTAGGTGTACCAGCAAGCGATCCGGCGATGATTCGGGCGAAAGCTTTTATTCTCCAACGGGGCGGTGTTAGCAAAACTCGAATTTTTACTAAGTTGCACTTAGCTTTAATTGGCTGCTACAACTGGCGCGGTATTCCCTCGCTACCGCCTTGGGTGATGTTGTTGCCCAAAGCTTTCCCAGTTAATATCTACGAAATGTCTAGTTGGGCACGTTCCAGCACAGTACCATTACTGATTGTGTGCGATCGCAAACCTGTTTTTATCACTAACCCAACTATCAACCTAGATGAACTATACGCTGAAGGTATCGATCGAGTCCAGTGGGAATTACCTCAAGCTGGCGATTGGACAGATTTATTCCTCACCCTCGATCGAGGATTCAAGTTGGCAGAAAGCCTAAATTTAGTCCCTTTTCGTGAAGAAGGCATCAAAGCCGCCGAAAAATGGATTTTAGAACGGCAAGAAGCTACAGGCGACTGGGGCGGCATTATTCCGGCGATGTTGAATTCAATGCTAGCTTTGCGCTGTCTAGATTATGACCGAAGCGATCCGATTGTGGAGCGAGGTTTGCAAGCAATTGATAACTTTGCCATTGAAACAGAAAATAGCTATCGGGTACAGCCTTGTATTTCACCCGTGTGGGATACAGCTTGGGCGATGCGTGCTTTGGTAGAATCTGGTTTTGCACCAAACGATCCGGCTGTGGTAAAAGCTGGAGAATGGTTGTTGCAAAAACAAATTTTAGATTATGGAGATTGGGCTGTAAAAAATCGCCAGGGAAAACCAGGGGCTTGGGCTTTTGAGTTTGATAATCGCTTTTATCCCGATGTAGACGACTCGGCGGTGGTGGTGATGGCGCTACATTTGGTGAAACTCCCTAATGAAAAAATTAAGCAGGCTGCGATCGCACGGGCGGTAAACTGGATTGCATCTATGCAATGTAAACCAGGCGGTTGGGCTGCTTTTGATTTGGACAATGACCAAGATTGGCTCAACTCTATTCCTTATGGCGACTTGAAAGCTATGATCGATCCAAACACAGCAGATGTTACGGCTAGAGTCGTAGAAATGCTTGGTGCTTGTGATTTGTCAATTGATAGTGATAATTTAGAGCGATCGCTTACTTATCTTTTACGCGAACAAGAAACTGAAGGCTGTTGGTTTGGTCGTTGGGGTGTAAATTATATTTACGGCACGAGTAGCGTTTTGTCAGCCTTGGCATTGATCGATCCTCAAAGGCATAAACTCAGTATAGAACGGGGAGCAGCTTGGTTAGTGGGATGTCAAAACCCAGATGGTGGTTGGGGTGAGACTTGCCGCAGCTATAACGATCCCAGCCTGAAAGGAAAAGGGAATAGTACTGCATCTCAAACCGCTTGGGCTTTAATTGGCCTCTTGGCAGCAGGTGAAGCAACTGGTAAATTACCTCTTGATGCTATTGAGCAAGGAATTAGCTATCTAGTTGCAACTCAACAACCCGATGGTACTTGGTTTGAGGCTGATTTTACTGGGACTGGCTTCCCCTGTCATTTTTATCTCAAATATCATCTGTATCAACAATACTTTCCTTTAATTGCACTAGGCCGCTATCAAGCAGTGATGGGTTCGACAAACCTCTCCCCGTCTTGA
- a CDS encoding glycosyltransferase — MDVIVLGLMLLSLTIWLGLLCFWGQFWRTDQQLEVTETQLESLPVVCAVVPARNEAELLPTTLRSLLLQDYPGSFNVFLVDDRSTDRTANFAEGVAHAVGKPHQLHIISGELLPAGWSGKLWAVEQGIKSASKFAPDYFLLTDADIEHDPGNLRRLVAKAVQEDLDMVSVMVRLRCESFWEKLLIPAFVFFFQKLYPFRWVNNHNNPTAAAAGGSILIAREALERIGGIQVIRQALIDDCALAQAVKRRGGVMGDKGTSPIPSQGRIWLGLSSLTRSLRPYDSLATIWDMVARSAYTQLNYSPLLLLGTLVGMPLIYLFPPVCVILGAVWGSWAIALTGLLGWLLMSFAYYPTIGFYKCSPWLAFSLPAIAFLYTLMTLDSALRHWQGRGGAWKGRVYPNSDNL, encoded by the coding sequence ATGGATGTAATTGTATTAGGATTGATGCTGTTATCCTTGACAATTTGGTTAGGATTACTGTGTTTTTGGGGACAATTTTGGCGGACAGACCAGCAATTAGAGGTTACAGAAACTCAGCTAGAATCTTTACCTGTGGTTTGTGCAGTCGTTCCAGCCCGTAACGAAGCTGAATTGCTTCCAACTACGTTGCGATCGCTCCTACTCCAAGATTATCCTGGTTCTTTCAACGTGTTTTTGGTAGACGATCGCAGTACAGACCGGACAGCAAATTTTGCCGAAGGAGTTGCACACGCTGTCGGTAAACCCCACCAATTACATATTATCTCAGGCGAATTACTGCCTGCTGGTTGGTCGGGCAAACTTTGGGCAGTTGAGCAAGGTATAAAAAGTGCTAGTAAATTCGCACCCGACTATTTTTTACTGACCGACGCAGATATTGAACACGATCCTGGTAATCTTCGCCGTCTCGTTGCGAAAGCTGTCCAAGAAGATTTAGACATGGTTTCGGTAATGGTGCGACTCAGATGTGAAAGCTTTTGGGAAAAACTTTTGATTCCGGCTTTCGTCTTTTTCTTCCAAAAACTCTATCCTTTTCGCTGGGTGAATAATCACAACAATCCCACAGCCGCCGCAGCTGGAGGATCTATTTTGATCGCCCGTGAAGCTTTAGAGCGAATCGGAGGTATTCAAGTCATTCGCCAAGCTTTAATTGATGATTGCGCCCTAGCTCAAGCTGTTAAGAGGAGAGGGGGAGTGATGGGGGATAAGGGGACAAGCCCAATCCCCAGCCAAGGGCGTATCTGGCTAGGATTGAGTAGCTTGACTCGCAGTTTGCGTCCTTATGATTCGCTAGCGACGATTTGGGATATGGTTGCTCGTAGTGCTTATACCCAACTAAACTATTCTCCATTACTACTTTTGGGTACTTTGGTGGGAATGCCTCTGATTTATCTATTTCCACCTGTATGTGTAATTCTAGGTGCAGTTTGGGGTAGTTGGGCGATCGCACTTACAGGTTTATTGGGATGGCTGTTAATGAGTTTTGCTTACTATCCGACAATTGGCTTTTATAAATGTTCTCCCTGGTTAGCCTTTAGTTTACCTGCGATCGCTTTTCTCTATACCCTGATGACTCTAGACTCAGCACTCCGTCACTGGCAAGGACGCGGCGGCGCTTGGAAAGGAAGAGTTTATCCCAATTCGGATAATTTATAA
- a CDS encoding ArsR/SmtB family transcription factor: MRFLYHPDRKNISLPGVLYALGDPVRLEIVRLLATEGEQCCAQFDFAIAKSTMSNHFKILRESGIVLTRKEGTHHINILRREDLEMLFPGLLDAVLKAAQPLSICPGTKQTASRI, encoded by the coding sequence ATGAGATTTCTTTATCATCCAGATAGAAAAAATATTTCTTTACCAGGAGTGCTTTATGCATTGGGCGATCCAGTCCGGCTAGAGATTGTGCGCCTGCTGGCGACTGAGGGGGAACAATGCTGTGCCCAGTTTGATTTTGCGATCGCTAAGTCTACGATGTCCAATCATTTTAAGATTTTGCGGGAGTCGGGGATAGTCCTTACACGTAAAGAAGGGACACATCATATTAATATTCTGCGGCGTGAAGATTTAGAGATGCTGTTTCCAGGGTTGCTGGATGCGGTATTAAAAGCGGCTCAACCATTGTCTATTTGTCCTGGTACTAAACAAACAGCTTCAAGGATTTAG
- the trxA gene encoding thioredoxin, translating to MSSITNVTEATFKQEVLESEIPVLVDFWAPWCGPCRMVGPVVDEVAAEYEGQVKFVKLNTDQNPTVASHYGIRSIPTLMVFKGGRQVDTVVGAVPKTTLNKTLAQHL from the coding sequence ATGTCATCCATTACAAATGTCACGGAAGCCACATTCAAGCAAGAAGTTTTAGAAAGTGAAATTCCGGTCTTAGTAGACTTTTGGGCACCCTGGTGCGGCCCTTGCCGGATGGTGGGCCCAGTCGTCGATGAAGTTGCTGCGGAATACGAAGGACAGGTGAAATTTGTGAAGCTGAACACAGATCAGAATCCTACTGTCGCCAGCCATTATGGAATTCGTAGCATCCCGACGCTGATGGTTTTTAAAGGGGGTCGGCAGGTCGATACTGTCGTAGGGGCAGTTCCAAAAACCACTTTGAATAAGACCTTAGCACAGCATCTTTAA
- a CDS encoding SDR family NAD(P)-dependent oxidoreductase: protein MDLKLHGKSALVSGSTAGIGLAIAQGLAQEGASVIVNGRSEERVAQAIAKIQQSTPDAKLTGVVADAGTASGIEQLLQKVPHVDILINNVGIYEPKTFFDITDEDWLNIFEVNVLSGIRLSRGYLQKQLEQNWGRIIFISSESGIQIPVEMIHYGTTKTAQLAIARGLAEMTVGTGVTVNSVLPGPTRSEGVEEFITNLAQERGISPDRVEAEFFENVRPSSLIKRFATNEEVAAIVVYLSSPVASATNGAALRVDGGVIRSIV, encoded by the coding sequence ATGGACTTGAAATTGCATGGTAAATCCGCGCTGGTGAGTGGCTCAACCGCAGGTATCGGTTTGGCGATCGCCCAAGGGTTAGCTCAAGAAGGTGCATCAGTGATTGTCAACGGTCGCTCTGAAGAAAGAGTAGCCCAAGCGATCGCTAAAATTCAACAAAGTACACCCGACGCGAAACTTACAGGTGTTGTTGCAGACGCGGGTACTGCATCAGGGATAGAGCAACTTTTGCAAAAAGTTCCTCATGTTGATATTTTGATAAACAATGTCGGTATTTATGAGCCAAAAACCTTCTTCGATATTACTGATGAAGATTGGTTAAACATATTTGAGGTTAACGTCCTCAGTGGAATTCGTTTAAGTCGGGGATATCTGCAAAAGCAGCTAGAGCAAAACTGGGGGCGGATAATTTTTATCTCCAGCGAATCCGGTATCCAAATTCCAGTCGAAATGATTCACTATGGCACAACAAAGACAGCGCAGCTTGCGATCGCCAGAGGTCTAGCAGAAATGACTGTGGGGACTGGAGTCACGGTAAACTCTGTCCTCCCAGGGCCAACTCGTTCAGAAGGAGTTGAAGAGTTTATCACCAACCTGGCACAGGAACGTGGTATTAGTCCCGATCGAGTTGAGGCGGAGTTTTTTGAAAATGTGCGTCCAAGTTCCCTAATCAAACGCTTTGCAACTAATGAAGAAGTAGCAGCGATCGTAGTTTACCTTTCTAGTCCCGTAGCTTCAGCAACTAATGGTGCAGCTTTACGGGTAGATGGTGGCGTTATTCGGTCGATTGTTTAG
- a CDS encoding alkene reductase, which translates to MTTDINLFSSYQLGNLELPNRIVMAPLTRNRAGKGNVPHQLNATYYVQRASAGLIIAEATQVTPEGQGYPATPGIHSPEQVEGWKLVTDAVHQAGGRIFLQLWHVGRISHPDLQPNGVLPVAPSAIAPKGEAATYEGPKPFVTPRALETSEIPQIVEQYRQGAANALAAGFDGVEIHSANGYLIDQFLRDRTNQRTDKYGGSIENRARFLLEVTEAVTSVWDSNRVGVRFSPSGTFNDIGDSNPLETFGYASQALNRFNLAYLHIYEATEADIRHGGIIVPTSHIRDRFTGTLIVNGGYTREKGDAVVASKAADLVAFGTLFISNPDLPRRLALNAPLNEPNQATFYGGSEKGYTDYPFLSAANEAVAQA; encoded by the coding sequence ATGACTACTGATATCAACTTATTCTCTTCTTACCAGTTAGGGAATCTGGAACTACCTAACCGGATAGTAATGGCACCCTTAACCCGAAATAGAGCAGGTAAGGGAAACGTACCACACCAACTGAATGCTACCTACTACGTCCAACGTGCTTCCGCCGGACTGATTATTGCCGAAGCAACACAGGTAACTCCTGAAGGACAAGGCTATCCCGCTACACCAGGAATTCATTCGCCAGAACAGGTTGAAGGATGGAAGTTAGTAACCGATGCCGTACATCAGGCGGGAGGAAGAATTTTTCTGCAACTATGGCATGTAGGCAGGATTTCTCACCCAGATTTACAACCAAATGGAGTTTTACCTGTAGCACCTTCTGCGATCGCTCCGAAAGGTGAAGCTGCAACTTATGAGGGGCCTAAACCCTTTGTAACTCCCCGTGCTTTAGAAACTTCAGAAATACCGCAGATAGTCGAACAGTACCGTCAGGGTGCGGCAAATGCTCTAGCCGCTGGGTTTGATGGGGTAGAAATTCACTCAGCTAATGGTTATTTAATAGATCAATTTCTCCGCGATCGCACCAATCAACGGACAGATAAATATGGCGGTTCCATTGAAAATCGCGCCCGATTCCTGTTGGAGGTGACTGAGGCGGTAACTAGTGTGTGGGATTCTAACCGAGTTGGGGTACGTTTTTCTCCCAGTGGGACTTTTAATGATATAGGTGATTCCAATCCCTTGGAAACATTCGGTTACGCATCTCAAGCCTTGAACCGATTTAATTTGGCATATCTGCATATTTATGAGGCAACAGAGGCAGATATTAGACATGGCGGGATAATTGTACCCACCAGTCATATCCGCGATCGCTTTACAGGTACGCTCATCGTCAATGGCGGTTATACTCGTGAAAAAGGCGATGCGGTGGTGGCAAGCAAAGCAGCCGATTTAGTGGCCTTTGGCACGTTATTTATATCAAATCCAGATTTACCCCGACGCTTGGCTTTAAATGCACCACTAAATGAACCAAATCAAGCAACCTTTTACGGTGGCAGTGAAAAAGGATATACAGACTATCCATTTTTGTCAGCTGCTAATGAGGCAGTAGCTCAGGCGTAA
- a CDS encoding ATP-binding protein — MNKNTGQSGVFPLFKGVPLRRILVALFVLQIFLAVGLTAYLSIRNGQKAVNEVASELRYEVANRVEQNLQAYLSTPRQVLRGNQNIIDIGLLKMENLATWELYLIKQLEIFPDAVVLTASNEQQEHLGVEKLNDRQYLLRKADKSTGSDLYTYKIDSLGQRTQLPEVIKNYDARSRPSYQAAVTAKKFSFSQIFTSITEPTLLISASQPIYDSQGELLGVNSTLTHVSQIGDLLQNIKVGKSGQVFIIERSGLLVASSTTEEPFRLQNGKPIRLAASQSRNAFTQASAKYLETKFSNFDQIQSLQQLDFSFDGKRQFLEIRPLQGEPNVNWLIVVAVPEADFMGQIDRNTQTTIFLCLGALGLATLLGIIAARWITVPILYFSTATKDLADFTKVEESVAIQGIKEVEVLGESFKEMMQHLRKTFTAQITKNEELELQVKQRTQELQQEIQVNINSQQKLEQHNRALAELTNHKAISEGNLETAFKIITEKAANALEVEKVGVWLFNSDISDRQRQRTKLQCISLYERSNQKHSAGVERDRADYPIYFKSLTSARIIAVTDTSTDLRIQELWDEQLEPKNIVSLINTSIWVGGEVVGTVLYEQIDIPRIWELSEQSFVSSIAEFVALTLEVCDRKSAESALREAEEAAEVANRAKKTFLVNMSHELRTPLSSILEIAEALQNEVHGTVTEEQRQFLNTLESSGKNLLELINQILELTDIESSKIQLQLAATSILELCDSSLSFVKNLALQKNIQLSLQIPEELEPIEVDERRIRQVFINLLSNAVKFTHDGGKVWIEVQPTSTNEYIFFSVVDTGIGMLSDDLFQLFQPFVQVENASTRRSAGTGLGLVMVQKIVELHGGTVHAESQLGKGSRFTVKLPWKKVREEEVMINY, encoded by the coding sequence ATGAACAAAAATACTGGGCAAAGTGGTGTTTTTCCTCTGTTTAAAGGCGTACCTCTACGTCGCATTCTCGTAGCGTTGTTTGTGCTGCAAATCTTCCTAGCTGTGGGATTGACTGCATACTTATCAATCCGCAATGGGCAAAAGGCTGTCAATGAGGTAGCTAGCGAGTTGCGTTATGAAGTCGCTAATCGAGTAGAGCAAAATTTACAGGCTTATCTCTCAACCCCCCGTCAAGTACTGCGCGGTAATCAAAATATCATTGACATCGGGTTGCTGAAGATGGAAAATCTGGCTACTTGGGAGTTATATTTAATCAAGCAGTTAGAGATTTTTCCTGATGCTGTTGTTTTAACGGCAAGTAACGAACAGCAAGAACATTTAGGGGTAGAAAAGCTCAACGATCGCCAATATTTACTCAGAAAAGCCGATAAGTCAACTGGTTCCGACCTTTACACCTACAAAATTGACTCTCTTGGTCAACGTACCCAACTACCAGAAGTCATCAAAAACTATGATGCGCGATCGCGTCCTAGTTATCAAGCAGCAGTTACTGCCAAAAAATTCAGCTTTAGTCAGATTTTTACTTCCATCACCGAACCAACGCTTCTAATTAGTGCATCTCAACCTATATATGACTCTCAAGGTGAGTTACTCGGTGTCAACAGCACTCTAACTCACGTATCACAAATTGGGGATTTGCTACAAAATATTAAAGTTGGCAAGTCTGGGCAAGTTTTTATTATCGAGCGATCGGGGCTATTAGTCGCAAGTTCCACAACCGAAGAACCATTCCGCCTCCAAAATGGTAAACCGATTCGGTTGGCAGCTTCCCAAAGCAGGAATGCTTTTACTCAAGCCAGCGCTAAATATTTAGAAACTAAATTTAGTAACTTTGACCAGATTCAGAGTTTACAGCAACTAGATTTCTCTTTTGACGGCAAACGACAATTTTTAGAAATTAGACCGTTACAGGGCGAACCAAATGTCAACTGGTTGATTGTAGTAGCTGTCCCAGAAGCAGACTTTATGGGACAAATCGATCGCAACACTCAAACTACAATTTTTCTCTGTCTGGGAGCATTAGGATTAGCTACTTTACTAGGAATTATCGCCGCCCGTTGGATAACTGTGCCAATTCTCTACTTCAGCACGGCGACAAAAGATTTAGCTGATTTTACCAAGGTTGAAGAATCGGTGGCAATTCAAGGCATTAAAGAAGTCGAGGTGCTGGGTGAATCTTTCAAGGAGATGATGCAGCATTTACGTAAAACCTTTACTGCACAGATTACTAAAAATGAAGAATTAGAATTGCAAGTTAAGCAGCGAACTCAAGAATTACAGCAAGAGATTCAAGTAAATATTAACAGCCAGCAAAAACTGGAACAGCATAATCGAGCCTTGGCAGAATTAACAAATCACAAGGCAATTTCAGAAGGAAATCTAGAAACAGCATTTAAAATCATCACTGAGAAAGCTGCCAATGCTTTAGAAGTAGAAAAAGTGGGTGTGTGGTTATTTAATAGCGATATCTCCGATAGGCAGCGCCAACGCACCAAACTACAATGTATAAGTCTCTACGAACGTAGCAATCAGAAACATTCGGCAGGTGTAGAACGCGATCGCGCAGATTATCCCATCTATTTTAAATCTCTGACATCTGCCCGCATCATCGCCGTTACCGATACTAGCACCGATTTACGGATACAAGAATTATGGGATGAACAGCTAGAACCGAAGAATATTGTATCCCTAATTAATACCTCCATTTGGGTTGGGGGCGAAGTGGTGGGAACGGTATTGTACGAACAGATTGATATTCCTCGGATATGGGAACTGAGCGAGCAAAGCTTCGTTAGCTCAATCGCTGAATTTGTCGCCCTGACATTAGAAGTGTGCGATCGCAAAAGTGCAGAATCCGCCCTGCGTGAGGCTGAAGAAGCTGCCGAAGTTGCAAATCGTGCCAAAAAGACCTTTTTAGTAAATATGAGCCATGAACTGAGGACTCCCTTAAGTTCTATTCTGGAGATTGCAGAAGCACTCCAAAATGAAGTCCACGGTACTGTAACTGAAGAACAGCGCCAGTTCTTAAATACCCTCGAATCTAGCGGTAAGAACTTACTAGAATTGATTAACCAAATCCTTGAGCTTACCGACATTGAATCTAGCAAGATCCAACTGCAACTAGCTGCTACTTCGATTCTAGAATTATGTGACTCTAGTCTCAGTTTCGTGAAGAATTTAGCGTTACAAAAAAATATTCAACTGAGTCTACAAATCCCTGAAGAACTCGAACCTATCGAAGTTGATGAGCGTCGTATCCGCCAAGTATTTATCAACCTCTTGAGTAATGCTGTCAAGTTTACTCATGACGGAGGAAAAGTTTGGATCGAAGTTCAGCCAACTTCTACAAATGAGTATATCTTTTTTAGCGTGGTAGATACAGGTATTGGTATGCTTTCCGATGACCTTTTCCAATTATTTCAACCTTTCGTGCAAGTTGAAAATGCTTCTACCCGTCGTTCCGCAGGCACTGGTTTAGGATTAGTGATGGTGCAAAAAATTGTCGAGTTGCACGGTGGGACTGTCCACGCCGAAAGTCAGTTAGGCAAAGGTAGTCGATTTACAGTCAAACTTCCGTGGAAAAAGGTTAGAGAGGAGGAAGTGATGATTAATTATTAA
- a CDS encoding helix-hairpin-helix domain-containing protein, translating to MSQSKSWFQQTPVWVWLSLIPTFGGFAIAYAGYKSKTNTWIVLGISTSILALALSANSLAVVIWMAQIGIALYLKKAFLVKLYPKNLPIPEEQELANLVASTRDKIDINECSKNELVNYLGLPIVYANNIESLMNEGYVFTHVEELTEVAGIPEKQVARITPLITFSYNYKKEADYSWKRLNTYSTPELITCGLDGAIAEQIVAERQQRGEYKSLIDVKQRTGLPFATYRHIA from the coding sequence GTGTCACAATCTAAATCTTGGTTTCAACAAACTCCTGTTTGGGTGTGGTTATCATTAATTCCGACATTTGGGGGATTTGCTATTGCCTATGCCGGTTATAAATCCAAGACTAATACTTGGATTGTATTAGGGATTAGCACCTCTATTTTAGCTTTAGCTTTATCTGCAAATAGTCTAGCCGTTGTGATTTGGATGGCTCAGATTGGCATTGCTTTGTACCTCAAAAAAGCTTTCTTAGTCAAACTTTATCCGAAGAATTTACCAATTCCTGAAGAACAAGAGTTAGCAAACTTAGTTGCCAGTACTCGTGATAAAATAGATATTAATGAATGCTCTAAAAATGAACTAGTTAACTATTTAGGGCTGCCCATAGTTTATGCAAATAATATTGAATCCCTGATGAATGAGGGATATGTTTTCACTCATGTTGAAGAATTAACAGAAGTAGCTGGAATTCCAGAAAAGCAGGTAGCTAGAATTACACCGCTAATTACTTTTAGCTATAACTATAAAAAAGAAGCTGACTATTCTTGGAAACGATTAAATACATATTCAACTCCAGAATTAATTACTTGTGGACTGGATGGAGCGATCGCAGAACAAATTGTTGCAGAAAGGCAACAACGAGGTGAGTATAAATCTTTAATTGATGTTAAACAGCGCACTGGATTACCGTTTGCTACTTATCGTCACATAGCTTAG
- a CDS encoding NINE protein: MKTKSTAILLCFLGGWLGVHKFYLGQNLEGVLYLLFFWTCIPSLIAFVEFFVLVLMSDAEFNIKYNQSIASASGPISAKDATSALADLKNLFDSGVITAEEYEEKRQNLLKSL; encoded by the coding sequence ATGAAGACTAAATCTACAGCTATTCTGCTTTGCTTTCTTGGTGGGTGGCTGGGAGTTCACAAATTTTATCTAGGACAAAATCTTGAAGGTGTTTTATACTTATTGTTTTTCTGGACTTGTATTCCATCTTTAATAGCCTTTGTTGAGTTCTTTGTACTAGTTCTCATGTCAGATGCCGAATTCAATATAAAGTATAATCAAAGTATCGCAAGCGCAAGTGGGCCAATATCTGCTAAAGATGCAACTAGTGCGCTAGCTGATTTGAAAAATCTTTTTGATTCTGGTGTAATTACCGCAGAAGAGTATGAAGAAAAGCGCCAAAATCTTCTGAAATCTTTGTAA